One genomic window of Gracilinema caldarium DSM 7334 includes the following:
- a CDS encoding vWA domain-containing protein: MKHADKYVMQGKAVKLLLILVINVPLVALDLLVSPNDVRIEQRVDGGYHLFIRKKPDIASVLLAESTRDPTLKADNYAYRAPEWNPINGDEIRYLDGKPIPKESNIWSLIDSTPEPDLEFGQAFHIYIPYILNYGYSWTRHGEIYVVDGTYLNIRAFEKPYADYQGAYKDNPFVLRVVQKPLEGPPDGNFMKDTIASFAEIAAAGKGELVYSTGVDDIVPKMKKILETVQGKSVDLVVALDTTDSMRDDIDSVRAMLIPMLQEIIKNYSFFRIGMVLYKDYFEEYLNKVIPFTSDFTSFQRTLNAIRVGGGRDIPEAVYEALYVACTKFPWMAEEKLIILIGDAPPHPRPRGDITKEMVEKAAAERNLKINVMILPQ; the protein is encoded by the coding sequence ATGAAACATGCCGATAAGTATGTTATGCAAGGCAAAGCCGTTAAATTATTGCTAATACTCGTTATAAACGTTCCTCTTGTTGCACTTGATTTATTAGTTTCCCCAAATGATGTACGTATTGAACAAAGGGTTGATGGAGGTTACCATCTCTTTATCCGAAAAAAGCCTGATATCGCCTCGGTGTTGCTTGCTGAATCCACCAGGGATCCGACGTTGAAGGCTGATAACTATGCCTATCGAGCACCGGAATGGAATCCTATAAATGGTGATGAAATCCGTTATCTTGATGGCAAACCTATCCCAAAGGAAAGCAACATCTGGTCCCTCATCGATTCCACTCCCGAACCAGACCTTGAGTTTGGCCAAGCATTCCATATTTATATCCCTTATATTCTCAATTATGGATATAGCTGGACTCGGCATGGAGAAATCTATGTGGTCGATGGTACCTACCTGAATATCCGGGCCTTTGAAAAACCCTATGCAGACTATCAAGGCGCCTATAAAGACAATCCTTTCGTGCTTCGAGTAGTACAGAAACCCCTCGAAGGTCCTCCGGATGGGAACTTTATGAAGGATACAATAGCATCCTTTGCCGAAATTGCCGCAGCAGGGAAGGGTGAACTGGTCTATTCCACCGGTGTGGATGATATAGTTCCTAAAATGAAAAAGATTCTTGAGACCGTACAGGGTAAATCGGTCGATCTTGTGGTTGCTCTGGATACGACCGACAGTATGCGGGATGATATCGATTCAGTACGAGCTATGCTTATCCCCATGCTTCAGGAGATTATTAAGAACTATTCTTTTTTTAGAATTGGCATGGTACTATACAAGGATTATTTCGAAGAATATCTGAATAAGGTAATTCCTTTTACGAGCGATTTTACCAGTTTTCAGCGAACCTTGAATGCCATACGAGTTGGCGGCGGCAGAGATATTCCCGAAGCGGTCTATGAGGCCCTTTATGTGGCATGTACCAAATTCCCCTGGATGGCAGAAGAAAAACTCATCATATTGATAGGCGACGCCCCGCCTCATCCACGGCCTCGGGGAGATATAACCAAAGAAATGGTCGAAAAAGCAGCAGCCGAAAGGAATCTTAAAATTAACGTTATGATATTGCCACAGTAA
- a CDS encoding response regulator, translating into MIAKSDMPSINEKEPDGIKPDGTPYRVLIIDDSMFIAKQLGQILTSEGFEVVAAVTDGLQGIEKYKELYPNIDLVTMDITMPVMDGVSALEKILEFDKNAVVIMVSALGKEDVVKKSLLLGAKSYIVKPLDRKKVLERVVSVLKK; encoded by the coding sequence ATGATTGCCAAAAGCGATATGCCCAGTATCAATGAGAAGGAACCGGATGGTATAAAGCCAGATGGAACACCCTATCGGGTACTTATTATAGACGATTCAATGTTTATTGCAAAACAATTGGGGCAAATCTTAACCTCTGAGGGTTTTGAAGTTGTTGCTGCTGTTACCGATGGCTTACAGGGAATAGAGAAATACAAAGAGCTTTATCCTAATATAGATTTGGTGACCATGGATATTACTATGCCGGTCATGGATGGTGTATCGGCCCTTGAAAAAATACTTGAATTTGATAAAAACGCCGTAGTTATTATGGTCAGTGCCCTTGGAAAGGAAGATGTGGTAAAAAAATCGTTACTTCTGGGTGCAAAAAGCTATATTGTAAAACCATTGGACCGTAAGAAGGTACTTGAACGGGTCGTCTCGGTATTAAAAAAATAA